One part of the Neoarius graeffei isolate fNeoGra1 chromosome 2, fNeoGra1.pri, whole genome shotgun sequence genome encodes these proteins:
- the LOC132881420 gene encoding tripartite motif-containing protein 16-like encodes MAEASISVDQLSVDQFLCSVCLDLLKDPVTIHCGHSFCKVCINDCWDQDDKSGVYRCPQCRDTFTLRPVLRRNNMLSEVVEKLKKTEVQAASPAHCYAGPGDVECDFCTERKHKAVKSCLMCLASFCETHLKPHYEVPALKKHKLVEASGNLQKKICSQHDKVLEIYCRTDQSFICYLCTMHEHRGHDTVAAAAERTEKQSELKEEQMKSQQRIQEKQKKVQELKQAVNTIKLSAQTAVEDSERIFTELISSMEKKRWEVTELIRDQEKAELSRAERLLEQLEQEIADLQRRVTELEQLSHTHDHIHFLQVLASGCQSPSLPRPTFHTSNITVNQHLSFDGVRKSLSDLKKRLEEFCQEEFIKIPEHAAAVQMILPSEPKSREDFLHYFCDLTLDPNTVHYYLILSEKNRAVTRSEIKQPYSDHPDRFDSYCQVLCKERVCGRCYWEVEWSSEGGVYISASYKDIRRKGLGNECWFGGNSQSWSLRCSSSSLFFRHNSIKTDLRVPSPSRIGVYVDHSAGTLSFYSVSDTMKLLHRVHTTFTQPLYAGFWLRCYGSTVRLCDPK; translated from the exons ATggccgaggccagtatttcagtagatcaGCTTTCAGTGGACCAGTTCCTCTGTTCAGTGTGTCTGgatctactgaaggatccagtgACGATCcactgtggtcacagtttctgtaaggtgtgtattaatgactGCTGGGATCAGGATGATAAGAGCGGAGTTTAtcgctgtcctcagtgcagagacactttcactctacggcctgttctacgcagaaacaacatgctgtctgaagtggtggagaaactgaagaagactgaagtccaagctgcttctcctgctcactgttacgctggacctggagatgtggagtgtgatttctgcaccgagagaaaacacaaagccgtcaagtcctgtctgatgtgtCTGGCCTCCttttgtgaaactcatctgaaacctcacTATGAAGTTCCAGCTTTGAAAAAGCACAAGTTAGTCGAAGCTTCTGGAAATCTACAAAAGAAGATCTGCTCTCAGCATGATAAAGTGCTggagatctactgtcgtactgacCAAAGCTTCATCTGTTATCTGTGTACGATGCATGAACACAGAGGTCATGACACAGTCGCAGCTGCAGCGGAAAGAACTGAAAAACAG agtgagttaaaggaggagcagatgaaatcccagcagagaatccaggagaagcagaagaaggtgcaggagctgaaacaggctgtgaacactataaag ctcagtgcacagacagcagtggaggacagtgagaggatctttactgagctgatcagctccatggagaaaaagcgctgggaggtgacggagctgatcagagatcaggagaaggctgaactgagtcgagctgaacgactcctggagcaactggagcaggagattgctgatcttcagaggagagtcactgagctggagcagctttctcacacacacgatcacatccatttcctccag gttttagcttctgggTGTCAGTCTCCTTCACTTCCCAGACCAACATTTCACACATCCAACATCACtgtcaatcaacatctctcatttgatggagtgaggaaatctctctctgatctgaaaaagagactcgaggaattctgccAGGAGGAATTCATCAAAATCCCTGAACATG ctgcagcagttcagatgaTTTTACCCTCAGAACCAAAGAGCAGAGAAGATTTTCTGCACT ATTTCTgtgatctgactctggatcccaacacagtACATTAttacctcattctgtctgagaagaacagagcggtgacgCGCAGTGAGATAAAGCAGccgtactctgatcatccagacagATTTGACTCCTActgtcaggtgttgtgtaaggagagagtgtgtggacgctgttactgggaggtggagtggagcagtGAGGGAGGTGTGTATATATCAGcctcatataaagacatcagaaGGAAAGGACTGGGTAATGAGTGTTGGTTTGGAGGCAAcagtcagtcctggagtctgcggtgttcttcttcttctctctttttCCGTCACAACAGCAttaagactgatctcagagttccatccccctccagaataggagtgtatgtggatcacagtgcaggaactctgtccttctacagcgtctctgacacgatgaagctcctccacagagtccacaccacattcactcagcctctatacgctgggttctGGCTGCGTTGTTATGGATCAactgtgagattgtgtgatccaaaataa
- the LOC132868869 gene encoding BEN domain-containing protein 6-like: protein MLAEVLASHRQPLPAITSPQPAITSPQPAISPQPAITSPQPAITSPQPAITSPQPAITSPQPAITSPQPAISPQPAITSPQPAITRPQPAITRPQPAITSSQPAITSSQPAITSSQPAITSSQPAITSQPVNQEQANDDVVIGGTLRVNKIKLQRCNHQLPTKLVCDLLGVVFSKREMATSSLTGQKGSAKDEIKPPLEATAVKAIFEYTLQKFPNVELSVLRGAVRNKLNNVSKLFKKTQAEAGSDEP, encoded by the exons ATGCTGGCTGAGGTCTTGGCCAGCCATCGCCAGCCTTTGCCAGCCATCACCAGTCCCCAACCAGCCATCACCAGCCCCCAACCAGCCATCAGCCCCCAACCAGCCATCACTAGCCCCCAACCAGCCATCACTAGCCCCCAACCAGCCATCACCAGCCCCCAACCAGCCATCACCAGCCCCCAACCAGCCATCACCAGCCCCCAACCAGCCATCAGCCCCCAACCAGCCATCACCAGCCCCCAACCAGCCATCACCAGGCCTCAACCAGCCATCACCAGGCCTCAACCAGCCATCACCAGCTCCCAACCAGCCATCACCAGCTCCCAACCAGCCATCACCAGCTCCCAACCAGCCATCACCAGCTCCCAACCAgccatcaccagccaaccagtcaACCAAGAACAGGCAAATGATGAT GTTGTCATTGGAGGAACCCTCAGGGTCAACAAAATTAAATTGCAAAGATGCAACCACCAACTCCCGACCAAGCTGGTGTGCGACCTGCTAGGAGTTGTATTTTCAAAAAGAGAGATGGCCACCTCGTCCCTGACTGGACAAAAGGGCAGTgccaaagacgaaataaaaccACCACTGGAGGCCACCGCGGTCAAAGCTATTTTTG AATACACTCTGCAGAAATTTCCCAATGTGGAACTATCCGTCCTGAGGGGAGCCGTCAGGAATAAGTTAAACAATGTCAGCAAGCTGTTCAAGAAAACACA GGCTGAAGCTGGATCCGATGAACCCTGA